In Tachyglossus aculeatus isolate mTacAcu1 chromosome 10, mTacAcu1.pri, whole genome shotgun sequence, the following proteins share a genomic window:
- the LOC119932859 gene encoding insulin-induced gene 1 protein-like: MPRLDRHFRNCSCTTRERHKSHLGSRGTGLAAKVGKMLNSSVTSSSLVLVGHGALNTDMSNRTISNSSGSTGSSRITTNSWHHHLVQRSVVLFAVGAFLALVLNLLQIQRNVTLFPEEVIATIFSSAWWVPPCCGTAEAVVGLLYLCIDSHLGEPHKFKREWASVMRCIAVFVGINHARAKLDFANNIQLSLTLAALSLGLWWTFDRSRSGLGLGITIAFLATLITQFLIYDGVYQYTSPDILYIRSWLPCIFFSGGVTVGNIDDNWLWRENCKPHWKIFTELRFLLARIIPPFSDDRNHWRSLNAFKYMASCDHRHENAHCIHFAFEHILAYVMFFLGLLLQQKGDSKY; encoded by the exons ATGCCCAGATTAGACAGACACTTTAGGAATTGTTCTTGCACCACAAGAGAGAGACACAAGAGCCACTTGGGATCCAGAGGCACCGGGCTGGCTGCAAAAGTGGGGAAAATGCTGAATTCCTCTGTTACCAGTTCCTCGCTGGTCCTGGTGGGtcacggtgctctgaacactgacATGTCAAACAGGACCATCAGTAATAGCAGCGGGAGCACTGGTAGCAGCAGAATCACAACCAACAGTTGGCACCACCACTTGGTGCAGCGGAGTGTTGTGCTTTTTGCTGTAGGGGCTTTCCTAGCCCTGGTCCTCAATCTGCTGCAGATACAGAGGAATGTCACCCTGTTCCCCGAAGAAGTCATTGCCACAATCTTTTCCTCCGCCTGGTGGGTTCCTCCTTGCTGCGGGACAGCAGAAGCGGTCGTAGGCCTGCTCTATCTTTGCATTGACAGTCATCTTGGAGAACCCCACAAATTCAAACGAGAATGGGCCAGTGTGATGCGCTGTATTGCAGTTTTTGTTGGTATTAACCACGCAAGAGCTAAACTGGACTTTGCTAATAACATTCAGCTCTCTTTGACTCTAGCAGCCCTATCTTTGGGCCTCTGGTGGACATTTGATCGCTCAAGAAGTGGCCTTGGCCTTGGAATTACAATAGCATTTCTAGCCACTCTGATCACTCAGTTTCTCATATATGATGGTGTTTATCAGTATACCTCCCCAGACATCCTCTATATCCGttcttggttaccttgtatattTTTCTCAGGAGGTGTGACTGTAGGAAACATAGATGACAACTGGCTATG GAGAGAAAAT TGCAAACCACATTGGAAAATTTTCACCGAACTAAGATTTCTCCTTGCAAGAATCATTCCACCTTTCTCTGATGACAGAAATCACTGGCGATCACTTAATGCCTTTAAGTATATGGCTTCCTGTGATCACAG